Proteins from one Streptomyces genisteinicus genomic window:
- a CDS encoding type IV secretory system conjugative DNA transfer family protein: MHRGTDSGHEAYREGRRGGERGNGGPPDGLLLALLGFLLGLSVVVWTAAGLAGLLAHGSWPTGVSYGTSPEALRALVSDPTDLAGAYPGTPPGELSGHGLFWGLVIGQVMVLAVLTVFVLGTVARWRAVRAEARSARRERAEADGRRAQGPARREPHSYEQAPAPAPQEHAVPAPYEAFPTPQEHAVPAEPPPAHLGPAGNHHPAPAPAPPAPMPPLPAPATAGAAPGSAAPAPASAAPVPVLPGPRGGTARVVYGDAATRRPTAVQALLDAEGPALVVTSDPAVWAATKDTRAKLGPVLVYDPGHLCDTPARLHWAPTQGCEDAGTATARAAALLAPVRPRALVDAAMADTAETLLRCWLHAAAVDGRPFRQVHRWAQGTGAHEAVRILRTHPKAASGTAGLLESALTAHPERRDIAIELTARAFGALSAVHVREACTPNRTDALALESFAVETGTLYVVGEAIEDPRTRPGAMPLLTALASDVVEHGRRLAARSTDGRLDPPLTLVLDDVAAVAPLPAVPRLTATGHEQGMPALVLLRSPEQARARWSEPLPSY; the protein is encoded by the coding sequence ATGCACAGGGGGACGGACAGCGGGCACGAGGCGTACCGGGAGGGCCGCCGGGGCGGGGAGCGCGGGAACGGCGGCCCGCCGGACGGCCTGCTGCTCGCCCTGCTCGGCTTCCTCCTCGGACTGAGCGTCGTCGTCTGGACCGCCGCGGGTCTCGCGGGCCTCCTCGCCCACGGGTCCTGGCCCACCGGCGTCAGCTACGGCACCTCACCGGAGGCGCTGCGGGCCCTGGTGTCCGACCCGACCGACCTGGCGGGCGCCTACCCCGGCACACCGCCCGGCGAGCTCTCCGGACACGGCCTCTTCTGGGGGCTGGTCATCGGCCAGGTGATGGTGCTCGCGGTGCTGACGGTGTTCGTGCTCGGCACCGTCGCCCGCTGGCGGGCGGTGCGCGCCGAGGCCCGCTCCGCGCGCCGGGAACGCGCGGAGGCGGACGGCCGCCGGGCGCAGGGCCCGGCACGGCGGGAACCGCATTCGTACGAGCAGGCCCCGGCACCCGCCCCCCAGGAGCACGCCGTCCCCGCCCCGTACGAGGCCTTCCCCACCCCGCAGGAGCACGCCGTCCCCGCGGAGCCGCCCCCGGCCCACCTCGGCCCCGCCGGGAACCACCACCCCGCCCCGGCACCTGCCCCGCCGGCCCCGATGCCCCCGCTCCCCGCACCGGCCACGGCCGGTGCCGCCCCAGGATCTGCCGCCCCCGCCCCGGCTTCCGCCGCCCCCGTGCCCGTCCTCCCGGGTCCCCGGGGCGGCACCGCACGCGTCGTGTACGGCGACGCCGCCACCCGGCGGCCCACGGCCGTGCAGGCCCTCCTCGACGCCGAGGGCCCCGCCCTGGTCGTCACCTCCGACCCCGCCGTCTGGGCCGCCACCAAGGACACCCGGGCCAAGCTCGGACCGGTCCTCGTCTACGACCCCGGCCACCTGTGCGACACCCCGGCCCGACTCCACTGGGCGCCCACGCAGGGCTGCGAGGACGCCGGCACGGCAACGGCCCGCGCCGCGGCCCTCCTCGCCCCCGTACGGCCCCGCGCGCTCGTCGACGCCGCGATGGCCGACACCGCCGAAACCCTCCTGCGCTGCTGGCTCCACGCGGCGGCCGTCGACGGCCGCCCGTTCCGCCAAGTGCACCGCTGGGCCCAGGGCACCGGCGCCCACGAAGCGGTGCGCATCCTGCGCACCCACCCCAAGGCCGCCTCCGGGACCGCGGGACTGCTGGAGTCCGCGCTCACCGCCCATCCCGAACGCCGCGACATCGCGATCGAGTTGACCGCACGGGCCTTCGGCGCCCTCTCCGCGGTCCACGTCCGGGAGGCGTGCACACCGAACCGAACGGATGCGCTCGCCTTGGAATCATTTGCCGTGGAAACGGGCACCCTCTATGTGGTGGGTGAGGCGATCGAGGATCCCCGCACCCGCCCCGGCGCGATGCCGCTCCTCACGGCTCTCGCCTCCGACGTGGTCGAGCACGGCCGCCGCCTGGCCGCACGGTCAACCGACGGTCGGCTCGACCCACCACTCACTCTCGTCCTCGACGACGTCGCGGCGGTCGCCCCGCTCCCCGCCGTCCCCCGGCTGACGGCCACCGGTCACGAACAGGGCATGCCCGCCCTCGTCCTGCTGCGCTCGCCCGAACAGGCCCGCGCCCGCTGGTCCGAGCCGCTCCCCTCGTACTGA
- a CDS encoding GNAT family N-acetyltransferase yields the protein MEYVIRPVRAEEWAKARELRLDALKDPLASIAFLEPYERAAAMPDAHWQERTASAAEGREVIQFIAEAPDGSWDGTATVLVERTGAPVRVGKPAPVDQTHLVGVFVRERARGGGIADALFRAALEWSWELTSPRAERVRLVFHVENERAERFYRRAGFVPSDDLSPIPGDPMAREYVVPREPLP from the coding sequence ATGGAATACGTCATCCGGCCCGTGCGTGCCGAGGAGTGGGCGAAGGCCCGTGAGCTGCGGCTCGATGCCCTGAAGGACCCGCTGGCCTCCATAGCTTTCCTGGAGCCCTACGAGCGGGCGGCCGCGATGCCGGACGCGCACTGGCAGGAGCGGACCGCGTCGGCGGCCGAGGGCCGCGAGGTGATCCAGTTCATCGCCGAGGCGCCGGACGGGAGTTGGGACGGCACGGCCACCGTGCTGGTGGAGCGGACCGGGGCGCCGGTGCGGGTGGGGAAGCCCGCCCCGGTGGACCAGACCCACCTGGTGGGCGTGTTCGTGCGGGAGCGCGCGCGGGGCGGCGGGATCGCCGACGCGCTGTTCCGGGCGGCGCTGGAGTGGTCGTGGGAGCTGACGTCGCCGCGCGCCGAGCGGGTGCGGCTGGTGTTCCACGTGGAGAACGAGCGTGCGGAGCGCTTCTACCGCCGGGCCGGCTTCGTGCCGAGCGACGACCTGTCGCCGATCCCCGGCGACCCGATGGCGCGCGAGTACGTGGTGCCGCGGGAGCCGCTTCCGTAA
- a CDS encoding ABC transporter ATP-binding protein yields the protein MTSTQRTAARRPVPAPAHRTGSGIEATGLTKRYGAKTVVHDLSFSVRPGTVTGFLGPNGAGKSTTMRMILGLDAPTRGRAVVGGRAYRDHPAPLTEVGALLEAKSVHPGRSARNHLLALAYTHGIPASRVDAVIELTGLTDVARRRVKGFSLGMGQRLGIAAALLGDPATLVLDEPVNGLDPEGVLWIRTLLKSLAAEGRTVLVSSHLMSEMALTADHLVIIGRGRLLADTTVEEFVRHAGAASVHVVTPEAGTLAELLAGPGVEIAAGASGVLDVRGTDSTRIGATAAEHGIPLYELTPVRASLEQAFMDLTRDAVEYPTRSPATAPEGAAA from the coding sequence ATGACCAGCACCCAGCGAACCGCCGCCCGGCGGCCCGTCCCGGCACCGGCTCACAGGACCGGCTCGGGCATCGAGGCCACCGGCCTCACCAAGCGCTACGGCGCCAAGACCGTCGTCCACGACCTCTCCTTCAGCGTGCGTCCCGGCACCGTCACCGGCTTCCTCGGCCCCAACGGTGCGGGCAAGTCCACGACCATGCGCATGATCCTCGGGCTCGACGCCCCCACCCGGGGCCGGGCCGTCGTCGGTGGCCGGGCCTACCGCGACCACCCCGCACCGCTCACCGAGGTCGGCGCCCTGCTGGAGGCCAAGTCCGTGCACCCCGGCCGCAGCGCCCGCAACCACCTCCTCGCCCTCGCGTACACCCACGGCATCCCCGCCTCCCGCGTCGACGCCGTCATCGAGCTCACCGGCCTCACCGATGTGGCGCGACGCCGGGTGAAGGGCTTCAGCCTGGGGATGGGCCAGCGGCTCGGCATCGCCGCGGCCCTCCTGGGCGACCCGGCGACACTCGTCCTCGACGAGCCCGTCAACGGCCTCGACCCCGAGGGCGTGCTGTGGATCCGCACCCTGCTGAAGTCTCTCGCGGCCGAGGGCCGCACCGTGCTCGTCTCCTCCCACCTGATGAGCGAGATGGCGCTCACCGCCGACCACCTGGTCATCATCGGCCGGGGCCGCCTCCTCGCCGACACCACGGTCGAGGAGTTCGTCCGGCACGCGGGCGCCGCCTCCGTCCACGTCGTCACCCCCGAGGCGGGCACCCTCGCGGAACTGCTCGCCGGCCCCGGGGTCGAGATCGCCGCCGGCGCCTCCGGCGTGCTCGACGTCCGCGGCACCGACAGCACCCGCATCGGCGCCACGGCCGCCGAGCACGGCATCCCGCTGTACGAACTCACCCCCGTCCGCGCCTCCCTGGAGCAGGCGTTCATGGACCTCACGCGCGACGCGGTCGAGTACCCGACCCGCTCACCCGCCACCGCCCCCGAAGGAGCAGCCGCATGA
- a CDS encoding ABC transporter permease: MTTHLSAPPAGHRLTLPRVLRSEWHKLWTVRSTWITLLSSSLLTLGVGITMGATYESGGGDGDVDTVLLSLIGLQFAHVALGVLGILVTAGEYATGMIRATVTAVPGRLPVLWTKAAVYAAVTLAVTTATAFVTFAAAQLFFEGTDQQAAFGDPGVLRALTGSSAAVTLLGLVALGLGALLRSVPGAIGAFIGGVMVLPEVVGMLPYDIVHDALEYFPDSATTILLSADPVPGAPSPAEALIAMVLWAAAALGAAALRLRRSDV, encoded by the coding sequence ATGACCACCCACCTGTCCGCACCGCCGGCCGGCCACCGGCTCACGCTCCCCCGTGTGCTGCGTTCCGAGTGGCACAAGCTGTGGACGGTGCGCTCCACCTGGATCACCCTGCTGTCCTCGTCCCTGCTGACGCTCGGCGTGGGCATCACGATGGGCGCCACCTACGAGAGCGGCGGTGGCGACGGCGACGTCGACACCGTCCTCCTGAGCCTCATCGGCCTCCAGTTCGCCCATGTCGCACTCGGCGTGCTCGGCATCCTGGTGACCGCCGGCGAGTACGCGACCGGCATGATCAGGGCCACCGTCACCGCCGTCCCCGGCCGCCTCCCCGTCCTGTGGACGAAGGCCGCCGTCTACGCGGCCGTGACGCTGGCGGTCACCACGGCGACCGCGTTCGTGACCTTCGCCGCCGCCCAGCTCTTCTTCGAAGGCACCGACCAGCAGGCCGCCTTCGGCGACCCGGGCGTCCTGCGGGCCCTCACGGGCAGCTCGGCGGCCGTGACGCTGCTGGGGCTGGTCGCGCTCGGGCTCGGCGCCCTGCTCCGCTCGGTACCCGGCGCGATCGGCGCCTTCATCGGCGGCGTGATGGTCCTGCCGGAGGTCGTCGGAATGCTCCCGTACGACATCGTCCACGACGCCCTCGAGTACTTTCCCGACAGCGCGACGACCATCCTGCTCTCCGCCGACCCGGTGCCCGGCGCACCCTCTCCGGCCGAGGCCCTGATCGCCATGGTCCTCTGGGCGGCGGCCGCACTCGGCGCGGCGGCCCTGCGTCTTCGCCGAAGCGACGTATGA
- a CDS encoding sensor histidine kinase: MTDQPCQTGTSAVPAAAGTPDRSSWSAGAEPLTGRMHRLGERFRGFDRRRPLWWDLHLTCLMVLGALVDASGGWKNIAFDPEVPAWLVVTMSLAFSVPLMWRRTRPLAVLGVMLAAALVNAWSGAHLQAAFLHLLVVFNIALRLPLRTLVWACGAALVPVAVGATLYPVGSWDQQFVPQLYGIVLVALLGLLVRSRRDYTASLLERARRLEVERDQQARLAAAAERVRIAREMHDIIGHNLSVITGLADGGAYAAATSPQRAAQALDAIGTTSRQALSELRRVLDVMRDDGPPVAELAPQPALTDLGRLVEGVRAAGLPVTLTVDGDPGGRSPGRQLTVYRVVQEALTNTLKHGGPTATAEVTVRYADDGTVTAEITDTGSARNGPGDQNGSGTASGTGTTVTGPGRGLTGMRERTALYNGTLEAGPRRTAPGGWRVRLRLPKESTR, from the coding sequence GTGACGGACCAGCCGTGCCAGACGGGCACCTCCGCCGTACCGGCAGCCGCCGGCACCCCCGACCGGTCCTCCTGGTCGGCGGGTGCCGAGCCGCTGACCGGCAGGATGCACCGCCTCGGCGAACGTTTCCGCGGCTTCGACCGGCGCCGCCCCCTGTGGTGGGACCTCCACCTCACCTGCCTCATGGTGCTCGGCGCTCTCGTGGACGCGTCCGGGGGCTGGAAGAACATCGCCTTCGACCCGGAGGTGCCCGCCTGGCTCGTCGTCACGATGAGCCTCGCGTTCAGCGTCCCGCTGATGTGGCGGCGCACCCGGCCGCTGGCCGTCCTCGGTGTGATGCTGGCCGCGGCCCTCGTCAACGCCTGGTCAGGCGCCCATCTCCAGGCCGCCTTCCTCCACCTGCTCGTCGTCTTCAACATCGCCCTGCGCCTGCCGCTGCGCACCCTGGTGTGGGCCTGCGGGGCCGCACTCGTGCCGGTGGCGGTCGGAGCGACGCTCTACCCCGTCGGCAGCTGGGACCAGCAGTTCGTCCCCCAGCTCTACGGGATCGTGCTGGTCGCGCTCCTCGGCCTCCTCGTCCGCAGCCGCCGTGACTACACGGCCTCGCTGCTGGAACGCGCCCGCCGCCTCGAAGTGGAACGCGATCAGCAGGCGAGGCTCGCCGCAGCCGCCGAACGCGTCCGTATCGCACGGGAGATGCACGACATCATCGGCCACAACCTGTCCGTGATCACCGGTCTCGCCGACGGCGGCGCCTACGCGGCGGCCACCAGCCCTCAGCGTGCGGCGCAGGCCCTCGACGCCATCGGCACCACCAGCCGCCAGGCGCTCTCCGAACTCCGCCGGGTCCTCGACGTGATGCGGGACGACGGACCCCCGGTCGCCGAACTCGCGCCCCAGCCCGCACTGACCGACCTCGGCCGGCTCGTCGAGGGCGTCCGCGCCGCCGGCCTGCCGGTGACCCTCACCGTCGACGGCGATCCCGGCGGCCGTTCCCCCGGCCGCCAGCTCACCGTGTACCGGGTGGTGCAGGAAGCCCTGACGAACACCCTCAAGCACGGCGGTCCGACGGCGACGGCCGAGGTGACGGTCCGCTACGCCGACGACGGCACGGTCACCGCGGAGATCACGGACACCGGAAGCGCCCGGAACGGGCCCGGCGACCAGAACGGGAGCGGCACCGCATCCGGCACCGGCACCACCGTCACCGGCCCGGGCCGTGGACTCACCGGGATGCGGGAACGAACGGCTCTGTACAACGGCACACTTGAAGCCGGCCCCCGGCGAACAGCCCCCGGGGGCTGGCGCGTACGCCTCCGTCTCCCGAAGGAATCCACCCGGTGA